In a single window of the Luteibacter rhizovicinus DSM 16549 genome:
- a CDS encoding DUF2147 domain-containing protein, with product MKPLIRATFALAFAASALPALAATDTPVGKWKTIDDKTHEVKSIVEITENGGLLEGKVLQVLKSDHGPHPVCSECDGERKNKPIEGMTIMWGLKKDDGEWSGGQILDPAKGKIYKVTLKLVDGGNKLDVHGYIGFSLLGRSQEWVRAE from the coding sequence ATGAAGCCGCTGATCCGCGCCACCTTCGCCCTCGCCTTCGCCGCGAGCGCCCTCCCCGCCCTGGCCGCCACCGACACACCGGTCGGCAAGTGGAAGACCATCGACGACAAGACCCACGAAGTGAAGTCCATCGTGGAGATCACCGAGAACGGTGGCCTGCTCGAGGGCAAGGTGCTCCAGGTGCTCAAGTCCGACCACGGCCCGCACCCGGTCTGCTCCGAATGCGATGGCGAGCGCAAGAACAAGCCCATCGAAGGCATGACCATCATGTGGGGCCTGAAGAAGGACGACGGCGAGTGGTCGGGCGGCCAGATCCTCGATCCGGCCAAGGGCAAGATCTACAAGGTCACGCTGAAGCTGGTCGACGGCGGCAACAAGCTCGACGTCCACGGCTACATCGGCTTCTCGCTGCTCGGCCGCAGCCAGGAATGGGTCCGGGCCGAGTAA
- the apbC gene encoding iron-sulfur cluster carrier protein ApbC, translated as MTQPTETLVRGLLDRVIDPHSGQALGASIRAVGVDGSRVSVDIQLGYPAVGYVEQAAAEAKAALEADQAIDAAAVSVTWRVHAHKVQGQLAPLPGVKNIIAVASGKGGVGKSTVSVNLALALVAEGATVGILDADIYGPSQPRMLGLTGKPSSPDGKSIVPMRAHGLQAMSIGVLIEEDTPMIWRGPMVTQALMQLLTDTRWEELDYLIIDLPPGTGDIQLTLSQKVPVSGAVIVTTPQDIALLDARKALGMFRKVEVPVLGVVENMATHICSNCGHEEHIFGQGGGARMAAEAGIAYLGDLPLDIRIRQQSDDGKPTVAAIPDSDLAARYRAIARSTAARLSLQARNKAISFPKIVIQNT; from the coding sequence ATGACCCAGCCCACCGAAACCCTCGTACGCGGTCTGCTCGACCGTGTCATCGACCCTCATTCCGGGCAGGCGCTCGGCGCTTCCATCCGCGCCGTCGGCGTGGACGGTAGCCGGGTGTCGGTCGACATCCAGCTCGGCTACCCGGCGGTGGGCTACGTCGAGCAGGCCGCGGCCGAGGCGAAAGCCGCTCTGGAAGCGGATCAGGCCATCGATGCGGCCGCCGTCTCGGTGACCTGGCGCGTCCATGCCCACAAGGTCCAGGGCCAGCTGGCTCCCCTGCCGGGCGTCAAGAACATCATCGCCGTGGCCTCGGGCAAGGGTGGCGTCGGCAAGTCCACCGTCTCGGTGAACCTCGCCCTGGCCCTGGTCGCCGAGGGTGCCACCGTCGGCATCCTCGACGCCGACATCTACGGTCCCAGCCAGCCGCGCATGCTCGGGCTGACGGGCAAGCCGAGCTCGCCGGATGGCAAGAGCATCGTGCCGATGCGCGCACACGGCCTGCAGGCCATGTCGATCGGCGTGCTGATCGAGGAAGACACGCCGATGATCTGGCGCGGTCCGATGGTCACCCAGGCGCTGATGCAACTGCTGACCGACACGCGCTGGGAGGAACTCGACTACCTCATCATCGACTTGCCGCCCGGTACGGGTGACATCCAGCTGACGCTGTCGCAGAAGGTGCCCGTCTCCGGTGCGGTCATCGTCACCACGCCGCAGGACATCGCCCTGCTCGATGCCCGCAAGGCGCTTGGCATGTTCCGCAAGGTCGAGGTGCCGGTGCTGGGCGTGGTCGAGAACATGGCCACGCACATCTGCTCGAACTGCGGTCACGAGGAGCACATCTTCGGTCAGGGCGGCGGTGCGCGCATGGCGGCCGAGGCCGGCATCGCTTACCTGGGCGACCTGCCGCTGGATATCCGCATCCGCCAGCAGTCGGACGACGGCAAGCCGACCGTGGCCGCCATTCCCGATTCCGACCTGGCTGCCCGCTACCGGGCCATCGCCCGTTCGACGGCCGCCCGGCTGTCGCTGCAGGCGCGTAACAAGGCCATTTCCTTCCCCAAGATCGTCATCCAGAACACGTAA
- the dcd gene encoding dCTP deaminase has product MSIKSDKWIRRMAAEHGMIEPFAPGQVKERDGHRLVSYGTSSYGYDVRCADEFKVFTNINSTIVDPKAFDERSFVDVKSDVCIIPPNSFALARTVEYFRIPRQVLTICLGKSTYARCGIIVNVTPLEPEWEGHVTLEFSNTTPLPAKIYANEGVAQMLFLESDEECEVSYADRGGKYQGQRGVTLPTT; this is encoded by the coding sequence GTGAGCATCAAGTCCGACAAGTGGATTCGCCGCATGGCTGCGGAGCACGGCATGATCGAGCCGTTCGCGCCAGGCCAGGTCAAGGAGCGCGACGGCCACCGTCTGGTGTCCTACGGCACCTCGAGCTACGGCTACGACGTCCGCTGCGCCGACGAGTTCAAGGTGTTCACGAACATCAACTCGACCATCGTCGACCCGAAGGCATTCGACGAGCGCAGTTTCGTCGACGTGAAGTCCGATGTCTGCATCATCCCGCCGAATTCCTTCGCCCTGGCCCGCACGGTTGAGTACTTCCGTATCCCGCGCCAGGTGCTGACGATCTGCCTGGGCAAGAGCACGTATGCCCGCTGCGGCATCATCGTCAACGTGACGCCGCTCGAGCCGGAGTGGGAAGGTCATGTGACGCTGGAGTTCTCGAACACCACGCCGTTGCCGGCCAAGATCTACGCCAACGAAGGTGTCGCCCAGATGCTTTTCCTCGAGTCCGACGAGGAATGCGAAGTTTCTTACGCTGACCGCGGCGGCAAGTACCAGGGACAGCGCGGCGTCACCCTGCCGACCACCTGA
- a CDS encoding HIT domain-containing protein, translating into MSAAFELDARLAGDTLVVGDLPLSRVLLMRDSRYAWLVLVPRRVGLVEVSDLGDDERAALWREVDLAGQALRAAGPCDKLNIGALGNIVRQLHVHVVARREGDAAWPGPVWGFGKAEAYAGGEAERIAEAVRQELGLSTPP; encoded by the coding sequence GTGAGCGCCGCGTTCGAACTCGACGCCCGACTGGCCGGCGACACCCTGGTCGTCGGCGACCTGCCCCTCAGTCGCGTGCTGCTCATGCGCGATAGCCGCTACGCCTGGCTCGTGCTGGTGCCGCGTCGGGTTGGGCTGGTCGAGGTGTCCGACCTGGGCGACGACGAGCGGGCAGCGCTGTGGCGGGAGGTCGACTTGGCCGGCCAGGCCCTTCGGGCAGCCGGGCCATGCGACAAGCTCAATATCGGAGCGCTGGGCAATATCGTGCGCCAGCTGCACGTGCACGTCGTGGCCCGCCGTGAGGGCGATGCCGCGTGGCCGGGGCCGGTATGGGGGTTCGGTAAAGCTGAGGCTTATGCCGGAGGCGAGGCGGAGCGCATCGCCGAGGCGGTTCGGCAAGAGCTGGGCCTGAGCACCCCACCGTAA
- a CDS encoding dienelactone hydrolase family protein translates to MGRTLILDTSRPHESMDAYLAEPEGKPKGGVVVIQEIFGVNAHIRSVADRFAAEGYVAIAPALFDPVQKGVELGYDQDGMQKGVKYIGELGLLRPMQDVGIAAALIADQYKVKVGTVGYCWGGTVAALAALRLGLPSSSYYGSRNLPFLTEPAKANVIFHFGERDHSIPPEMVEKHRDLKPEMDTWVYPADHGFNCDVRASYDEPSAKLAWERTLSFFARELA, encoded by the coding sequence ATGGGCCGCACGCTAATCCTCGATACCTCCCGCCCCCACGAGAGCATGGACGCCTACCTGGCCGAGCCCGAGGGCAAGCCCAAGGGCGGTGTCGTCGTGATCCAGGAGATCTTCGGGGTCAATGCCCACATCCGCAGCGTGGCCGACCGCTTCGCCGCCGAGGGCTATGTCGCCATCGCCCCCGCCCTGTTCGACCCGGTGCAGAAGGGCGTGGAACTGGGCTACGACCAGGACGGCATGCAGAAGGGCGTGAAATACATCGGGGAGCTGGGCCTGCTCCGCCCGATGCAGGACGTGGGCATCGCGGCGGCGCTCATTGCCGACCAGTACAAGGTCAAAGTGGGTACGGTCGGTTACTGCTGGGGCGGCACCGTGGCCGCGCTGGCTGCGCTGCGCCTCGGCCTGCCCTCTTCCAGCTACTACGGCTCGCGCAACCTGCCCTTCCTGACCGAGCCGGCCAAGGCCAATGTCATCTTTCATTTCGGCGAACGCGACCATTCGATCCCGCCGGAAATGGTGGAAAAGCATCGCGACCTGAAGCCCGAGATGGATACCTGGGTGTATCCGGCCGACCACGGCTTCAATTGCGACGTGCGCGCCAGCTACGACGAACCCAGCGCCAAACTGGCCTGGGAGCGCACGCTGTCGTTCTTCGCCCGCGAACTGGCGTGA
- a CDS encoding serine hydrolase domain-containing protein, with protein MSITFVQRQTPRFFGKLAVLTLVAFSIPLVSATESGTDNSSWENNLRPAIVEVGRPVPHWSLHDRMAYYHIPGVAVAVLRNGKVWQAKGYGLREAGTNDKVDGDTLFSAGSISKVATAVMILRMVQAGKLDLDRNVDTYLTSWHVPVTKDMLHPDVTLRMLMSHTSGFNVGGFPDFLPQEQVPTLLQTLDGLPPAKHHAVRLIHPPGSRYAYSGGGIEVEQQLLEDVTHTDFATSARTWLLDPLHMQRSTFESPLSASRGNIAKAHDEQGRLIALPRGWQTFPEQAASGLWTSASELGDMVATLIESYRGRNEFLSRTLATQMMSAVSPSPQGLGPELLGSGNGRVFFHSGSNDNYRAWMEGYLETGDGFVILTNSPNGARLRLEIRHALSDMIGQGVDPVLHAVALDPADASYADYQGTYRLDDSVPMDVRGRLADDFDTNSFQITMSHGKASMRVPGDADVHQLEALSPTRFVDPGSDSMPLMQLEFHRDAVGKVRAVSVESGDYRAYYRRQ; from the coding sequence ATGTCGATCACGTTTGTGCAGCGTCAGACACCTCGCTTCTTCGGGAAACTGGCGGTGCTTACGCTCGTTGCTTTTTCGATTCCGCTGGTTTCGGCTACTGAGTCAGGTACCGATAATTCTTCGTGGGAAAACAACCTTCGCCCCGCGATCGTCGAGGTCGGCCGGCCCGTTCCGCACTGGTCGCTTCACGACCGGATGGCGTACTACCACATCCCCGGCGTTGCCGTCGCGGTGCTGCGCAATGGCAAGGTTTGGCAGGCGAAGGGGTACGGGCTTCGGGAAGCTGGCACGAATGACAAAGTCGACGGCGATACGCTGTTTTCGGCCGGCTCGATCAGCAAGGTAGCGACGGCCGTCATGATCCTGCGCATGGTGCAGGCAGGGAAGCTGGACCTTGACCGCAACGTCGATACCTACCTGACGAGCTGGCATGTCCCGGTTACCAAGGACATGCTCCATCCCGACGTCACCCTGCGCATGCTGATGTCGCACACCTCCGGGTTCAATGTGGGCGGCTTTCCCGATTTCCTGCCTCAGGAGCAAGTGCCGACCTTGCTGCAAACGCTGGATGGTCTGCCGCCTGCCAAGCACCATGCCGTTCGACTTATCCACCCACCGGGCTCGCGCTACGCCTATTCCGGCGGGGGCATCGAGGTGGAGCAACAGTTGCTCGAAGACGTGACCCATACTGATTTTGCTACGTCAGCCCGCACCTGGCTGCTCGATCCGCTGCACATGCAGCGAAGCACGTTTGAGAGTCCGCTGTCTGCCTCACGCGGCAATATCGCCAAGGCCCACGATGAACAAGGCCGGCTCATCGCGTTGCCGCGCGGGTGGCAGACGTTTCCCGAGCAGGCCGCTTCGGGGTTGTGGACGAGCGCGAGCGAGCTCGGTGACATGGTCGCCACGTTGATCGAAAGCTATCGGGGACGTAACGAATTCCTGTCGCGCACCCTTGCCACGCAAATGATGAGCGCCGTATCGCCCAGTCCCCAGGGGCTTGGCCCGGAACTACTGGGATCGGGTAACGGACGGGTGTTCTTCCACAGCGGCTCCAACGACAACTACCGCGCCTGGATGGAGGGCTATCTCGAGACGGGCGACGGCTTCGTGATCCTGACCAATAGCCCGAACGGTGCCCGTTTGCGCCTGGAAATCAGGCATGCGTTGTCCGACATGATCGGTCAGGGAGTCGATCCCGTGTTGCATGCGGTCGCACTCGATCCTGCCGACGCTTCCTATGCGGACTACCAGGGCACGTATCGCCTGGACGACAGTGTTCCCATGGATGTGCGCGGCCGGCTCGCCGATGATTTTGATACCAATTCGTTCCAAATTACGATGTCCCACGGCAAGGCATCGATGCGAGTGCCGGGCGACGCTGATGTGCACCAGCTGGAGGCCCTGTCGCCCACACGCTTCGTCGATCCGGGGTCCGACTCCATGCCTCTTATGCAGCTTGAGTTTCATCGCGACGCAGTTGGAAAGGTCCGGGCCGTTAGTGTGGAAAGCGGCGATTATCGTGCCTACTATCGGCGCCAGTAG
- the rimO gene encoding 30S ribosomal protein S12 methylthiotransferase RimO, translating to MKNAVNSTTSRESSPKVGFVSLGCPKALVDSERILTQLKVEGYEIVPSYGEADAVVVNTCGFIDSAVQESLDAIGEALHENGKVIVTGCLGKRSELIRESYPDVLSISGPQDYASVMSAVHQAIPPTRNKFLDLVPDIGVKLTPKHYAYLKISEGCNHRCSFCIIPSMRGDLVSRPVDQVLMEAEKLAKGGVKELLVISQDTSAYGVDVRYAEREWRGKSYRTRMTELCEGLSELGIWTRLHYVYPYPHVDEIMPLMADGKILPYLDIPFQHASPRILKLMKRPGNVDKTLERIQNWRRQVPDLTIRSTFIVGFPGETDAEFQELLGFLREAELDRVGAFAYSPVDGAKANDLPGQIDEELKEDRLEQFMAVQAEISAAKLQRKVGSTIKVLIDEIDADGAWGRSSADAPEIDGAVRIDDGQMLKPGQFVDVLVEEADAHDLYGRLA from the coding sequence GTGAAAAACGCAGTAAATTCAACGACTAGTCGTGAGTCATCGCCGAAGGTGGGGTTTGTCTCGCTTGGCTGCCCGAAAGCGCTCGTCGACTCCGAACGTATCCTCACCCAGCTCAAGGTCGAGGGCTACGAGATCGTCCCGAGCTACGGCGAGGCCGATGCCGTGGTGGTGAACACCTGCGGCTTCATCGACTCCGCCGTGCAGGAATCGCTCGACGCGATCGGCGAAGCGCTGCATGAGAACGGCAAGGTGATCGTCACCGGCTGCCTCGGCAAGCGTTCGGAACTGATCCGCGAAAGCTATCCGGACGTGCTCTCGATCAGCGGCCCGCAGGACTACGCCAGCGTGATGAGTGCGGTGCATCAGGCCATCCCGCCGACGCGCAACAAGTTCCTCGACCTGGTGCCCGACATCGGCGTGAAGCTGACGCCGAAGCACTACGCGTACCTGAAGATTTCCGAAGGCTGCAATCACCGTTGCAGCTTCTGCATCATCCCGTCGATGCGCGGCGACCTCGTCAGCCGTCCGGTCGACCAGGTGCTGATGGAAGCGGAGAAGCTGGCCAAGGGTGGCGTGAAGGAGCTGCTGGTGATCTCGCAGGACACCAGCGCCTACGGCGTGGATGTCCGTTACGCCGAGCGCGAATGGCGCGGCAAGTCGTATCGCACGCGCATGACCGAACTCTGCGAAGGTCTCTCGGAACTCGGCATCTGGACGCGACTGCACTACGTCTACCCGTATCCGCACGTCGACGAGATCATGCCGCTGATGGCCGACGGCAAGATTCTTCCGTACCTCGATATTCCCTTCCAGCACGCCAGCCCGCGCATCCTCAAGCTGATGAAGCGCCCGGGCAATGTCGACAAGACGCTGGAGCGCATCCAGAACTGGCGCCGCCAGGTGCCGGATCTGACCATCCGCAGCACCTTCATCGTCGGTTTCCCCGGCGAGACGGATGCGGAATTCCAGGAACTGCTCGGCTTCCTTCGCGAAGCCGAACTCGATCGCGTCGGTGCGTTCGCCTATTCGCCGGTCGACGGTGCGAAGGCCAACGATCTCCCCGGCCAGATCGACGAGGAGCTGAAGGAAGACCGCCTCGAGCAGTTCATGGCGGTGCAGGCGGAGATCTCGGCCGCCAAGCTGCAGCGCAAGGTCGGCAGCACGATCAAGGTGCTGATCGATGAAATCGATGCCGATGGCGCGTGGGGCCGCTCCAGTGCCGATGCGCCGGAAATCGACGGTGCCGTGCGCATCGACGATGGCCAGATGCTCAAGCCGGGTCAGTTCGTCGACGTGCTGGTGGAAGAAGCCGACGCGCACGACCTCTACGGTCGTCTGGCCTAA
- a CDS encoding DUF3025 domain-containing protein, producing MRYVAPTRETLERSVLVSPPLSHWGEFSALIDGSDWPAIDALNALLPDTSDVRFLTQDAALLADGLHYEERIARHGVIATRSENWHDLFNAFVWLRHGALKRALNARQMAEIAVMGPRQRSRAQCALTHFDEAGMIVTLQDPAMLAAWDVHDWHTLFWTHRDAWRDGRAHVAIFGHALLEHALVPEKLLVGKALVVMGECDARAVCARAIADASVLNDPQELRPLPVSGVPGWHAGTDEEAFYTTAPCFQPLRAGRTYPAPLTA from the coding sequence ATGCGGTACGTGGCGCCCACGCGTGAGACGCTCGAGCGGAGCGTTCTCGTGTCGCCGCCCCTGTCCCATTGGGGCGAGTTCAGTGCGTTGATCGACGGGTCGGACTGGCCCGCGATCGACGCCCTGAATGCCTTGCTGCCCGATACCTCGGACGTCCGTTTCCTCACGCAGGATGCCGCGCTCCTCGCCGATGGCCTGCATTACGAGGAGCGCATTGCGCGCCATGGCGTCATCGCCACTCGCAGTGAAAACTGGCACGACTTGTTCAATGCCTTCGTCTGGCTACGCCATGGCGCGCTCAAGCGCGCGCTGAATGCGCGGCAGATGGCGGAAATCGCCGTGATGGGACCGCGACAGCGTTCGCGCGCGCAGTGCGCGTTGACGCATTTCGACGAGGCGGGAATGATCGTAACCCTGCAGGACCCGGCCATGCTCGCGGCGTGGGACGTACACGACTGGCACACGCTGTTCTGGACGCACAGGGACGCGTGGCGCGACGGACGGGCGCACGTCGCGATCTTTGGACACGCACTTCTCGAGCACGCGCTCGTGCCCGAGAAGCTGCTGGTCGGCAAGGCCCTGGTGGTGATGGGGGAGTGCGATGCGCGCGCTGTGTGTGCGCGTGCGATCGCCGATGCGTCCGTGTTGAACGATCCTCAGGAACTGCGTCCTCTCCCGGTATCGGGCGTGCCGGGATGGCACGCCGGAACCGACGAGGAAGCGTTCTACACGACGGCACCTTGTTTCCAGCCGCTGCGTGCGGGCCGGACCTACCCGGCGCCGCTAACGGCCTAG
- a CDS encoding response regulator transcription factor: protein MPLKVILADDHPLVLVGGRLALENAHIEVVGAAKAADELLTLLAEKECDVVITDFLMPSDRQDDGFLLLETITRTYPHVALVVLTMINRPAALQSMLGRGARGIIDKRAPMDELATAARAVHDGETYLSETLLDILNEADETSVAMPGTPLSPREIEVIRMFVNGMSLQQIADQEGKSVKTISRQKRDAMRKLGVDHDSLLGEHVRDHGLI, encoded by the coding sequence ATGCCACTCAAGGTCATTCTGGCAGACGATCACCCGCTGGTTCTGGTGGGCGGACGGCTTGCGCTGGAGAATGCGCACATCGAAGTCGTCGGTGCAGCCAAGGCAGCGGACGAGCTGTTGACCCTGCTCGCAGAGAAAGAATGCGACGTCGTCATTACGGATTTTCTCATGCCGAGCGATCGGCAGGACGACGGATTCCTCCTGCTCGAGACGATCACCAGGACGTATCCCCACGTCGCCCTCGTCGTGCTGACGATGATCAACCGACCGGCGGCGCTGCAGTCCATGCTCGGCCGCGGTGCCCGCGGCATCATCGACAAGCGCGCTCCGATGGATGAGCTCGCCACGGCCGCGCGTGCCGTCCATGACGGGGAAACCTATCTCAGCGAAACCCTGCTCGACATCCTCAACGAGGCCGACGAAACCTCGGTGGCGATGCCCGGCACCCCGCTGTCGCCACGCGAGATCGAAGTGATCCGCATGTTCGTCAACGGCATGTCGTTGCAGCAGATCGCCGATCAGGAAGGCAAATCGGTGAAGACCATCAGCCGGCAGAAGCGCGATGCGATGCGCAAGCTCGGCGTGGATCACGACAGCCTGCTGGGCGAGCACGTACGCGACCACGGCCTGATCTAG